The proteins below come from a single Anaerolineales bacterium genomic window:
- the dinD gene encoding DNA damage-inducible protein D produces the protein MTDLTDLDSPQPESPFERIRQVDPDNLEFWSARDLMPILEYTKWQNFKTVLLKAQIACENSGNDPADHFTDASKMVAIGSDAKREVEDMHLSRYACYLIVQNADPAKEVVALGQTYFAVQTRRQEIADVEALAELSEDQRRLLLRQRVKLQNTDLASAAKTAGVITAQDFAVFQNHGYRGLYNGLTADAIHRRKRLKKSQHILDHMGATELAANLFRSTQAEEKLRRDQVQGKDAANDVHYQAGVVVRRAIAELGGTMPEDLPSADSIKKLERAEKKRLAAPKTKRKKDEESE, from the coding sequence GTGACGGACTTAACCGACCTCGATTCACCTCAACCAGAATCGCCCTTTGAGCGTATCCGACAGGTTGACCCCGACAATCTTGAATTCTGGTCGGCACGTGACCTGATGCCCATTCTGGAATACACCAAATGGCAAAACTTTAAGACCGTGCTGCTCAAGGCACAGATTGCCTGTGAGAACAGCGGGAATGATCCCGCCGACCATTTTACTGATGCCAGTAAAATGGTCGCCATTGGCTCGGATGCAAAACGCGAAGTCGAGGATATGCACCTGTCGCGTTACGCCTGCTACCTTATCGTGCAAAATGCCGACCCCGCTAAAGAGGTCGTCGCCCTCGGTCAGACCTATTTCGCCGTGCAAACCCGCCGTCAGGAAATCGCGGATGTCGAGGCATTAGCTGAACTGAGCGAGGATCAGCGCCGCTTGCTTCTGCGCCAGCGAGTCAAACTTCAAAATACCGATCTGGCTTCAGCGGCAAAAACGGCAGGCGTGATCACGGCACAGGATTTTGCCGTTTTCCAGAATCACGGCTATCGCGGCTTATACAACGGTTTGACGGCTGATGCGATTCACCGGCGCAAGCGGCTGAAGAAAAGCCAGCATATTCTCGACCATATGGGGGCAACGGAACTTGCCGCCAATCTCTTTCGCAGCACCCAAGCGGAAGAGAAATTGCGGCGTGATCAGGTTCAAGGCAAAGATGCTGCCAACGATGTGCATTATCAGGCGGGTGTGGTGGTTCGGCGGGCGATTGCCGAGCTTGGCGGCACGATGCCCGAAGATTTACCGAGTGCCGACAGTATCAAGAAATTGGAGCGTGCCGAGAAGAAACGCCTTGCTGCGCCAAAAACCAAACGCAAAAAGGACGAGGAAAGCGAGTAG